In a single window of the Elaeis guineensis isolate ETL-2024a chromosome 4, EG11, whole genome shotgun sequence genome:
- the LOC105043759 gene encoding stellacyanin: MAGVTALLVLLIAAVPVYATQYTVGDSQGWTSGVDYSTWVSDKTFKVGDTLLFQYGFLHSVDEVSESDYKACSASNSIQTYNDQNTKITLSKAGSRYFICGTPGHCTGGMKLAVTVAGSSTTPSTPEGSTPSTSTPSTPSSGSQPSSKTPSTPSTTKINGATGSGFYAGNALFLGLLLVLGRVLLG; this comes from the exons ATGGCTGGTGTAACAGCTCTCTTGGTTCTTCTCATAGCTGCTGTTCCGGTCTATGCCACCCAGTACACGGTAGGGGACTCGCAGGGTTGGACAAGTGGTGTAGATTATAGCACCTGGGTTTCAGACAAGACCTTCAAGGTCGGCGACACCCTTT TGTTTCAGTATGGCTTCCTTCATAGCGTGGACGAGGTGAGTGAATCCGACTATAAGGCCTGCTCTGCCAGCAATTCCATTCAAACCTACAACGACCAGAACACCAAGATCACTCTCTCCAAGGCCGGCAGCCGATACTTCATCTGCGGAACCCCCGGCCACTGCACCGGTGGAATGAAGCTAGCCGTTACCGTCGCGGGCTCCAGCACCACCCCATCCACACCCGAAGGATCCACTCCATCTACCTCGACACCGTCCACTCCTTCTAGTGGTTCTCAGCCTTCCTCCAAGACCCCATCAACCCCTTCGACCACCAAAATCAATGGAGCAACGGGCAGTGGCTTCTATGCTGGGAATGCTCTGTTCCTTGGGTTGTTGCTAGTTCTGGGCCGTGTACTTTTGGGCTAG